In the genome of Cherax quadricarinatus isolate ZL_2023a chromosome 83, ASM3850222v1, whole genome shotgun sequence, one region contains:
- the LOC128702164 gene encoding zinc finger protein ZFP2 isoform X2, with amino-acid sequence MSLPQQVTVPSVSVAVAVSVSVPGVHVSVPTLNNTVKNDQMNVYFWNKLQENQDAKLQVTEGKYECSVCGKSYTQRSSFEYHKKTHTGEKPYHCSICGKAFLNKSSLVVHNRIHTGERPFRCEDCGRGFTQRSMLTVHRRIHTGERPYICSECGKAFYQSDHLTKHKRIHTGEKPYSCGECGMAFSDSSGLRQHVKRHTEMGPWRCELCDLIYEKRTPFDLHMMQHRGEKPLECDVCGKLFQYRSTLDLHRKTHFKEKVFKCDVCSEEFTGKVLLRKHLKHVHTERYFAKRFGGWIGENRTVRSHGESKPLRCDQCGLLFKDNSRFLLHQKIHRPEKNFRCEVCGMAFAKSYTLEVHQQMHTNVAPLVSNSTLTEVSCQSTPTTSTNLMTLIPVYPVTHHSSVLTQELPLEEPVPVVTPGTSKLSAYVKVPMHSIVVTGKTS; translated from the coding sequence ATGTCTCTGCCGCAGCAAGTCACTGTGCCATCAGTGTCTGTTGCAGTAGCAGTTTCGGTGTCTGTGCCTGGTGTTCATGTTTCAGTACCAACCCTTAATAATACAGTGAAAAATGATCAAATGAATGTGTATTTTTGGAATAAATTGCAGGAGAATCAAGATGCAAAACTTCAAGTTACAGAAGGTAAGTATGAATGCAGTGTGTGTGGTAAATCTTACACACAACGTAGTAGCTTTGAATACCACAAAAAGACTCATACTGGTGAGAAACCTTATCATTGTAGTATCTGTGGCAAAGCATTTCTTAACAAAAGTAGCTTAGTTGTGCACAATCGCATTCATACTGGAGAGAGACCTTTTAGGTGTGAGGATTGTGGCCGAGGATTCACTCAGCGCAGCATGCTTACTGTTCACCGCCGGATTCACACAGGTGAGAGACCTTACATTTGTTCAGAATGTGGTAAAGCATTTTATCAGAGTGACCATCTTACCAAACATAAACGTATCCATACTGGCGAAAAGCCGTACAGTTGTGGTGAGTGCGGTATGGCTTTCTCAGACAGCAGTGGTTTGAGACAACATGTAAAAAGGCATACAGAGATGGGTCCTTGGAGATGCGAACTCTGTGATTTGATTTATGAAAAGCGCACTCCTTTTGACCTGCACATGATGCAACACCGTGGTGAGAAGCCTTTAGAATGTGACGTTTGTGGAAAGCTTTTCCAGTATCGCTCAACACTTGATCTTCACCGGAAAACACACTTCAAAGAAAAAGTTTTCAAGTGTGATGTTTGTTCAGAGGAGTTTACTGGTAAAGTTCTTTTACGCAAGCATTTAAAGCATGTACACACAGAGAGATATTTTGCTAAGCGATTTGGAGGCTGGATAGGTGAGAATAGGACTGTCAGATCTCATGGAGAGTCTAAACCATTGCGGTGTGATCAGTGTGGTTTGTTGTTCAAGGACAATAGCAGATTTCTTTTACATCAAAAGATCCATCGCCCAGAGAAAAATTTCAGATGTGAAGTGTGTGGTATGGCATTTGCAAAGAGTTATACTCTAGAGGTTCACCAACAGATGCATACAAATGTTGCACCACTTGTTAGTAACTCAACGCTAACAGAAGTATCCTGCCAAAGTACACCAACAACAAGCACAAATTTGATGACTCTAATTCCTGTGTACCCTGTAACACATCACTCATCAGTATTAACTCAAGAGCTGCCACTAGAAGAGCCAGTGCCAGTGGTTACACCAGGCACCAGCAAGCTATCAGCCTATGTAAAAGTTCCCATGCATTCTATTGTTGTCACAGGAAAAACAAGTTAA
- the LOC128702164 gene encoding zinc finger protein ZFP2 isoform X1 encodes MEFHLGKKLQGMDDQLPLYFWTKQAQQFQAQQLQAQQIQAQQLQGEQVQQVQQVQQVQVQQIQHVHPEPTDGKYTCLECGKTFSKRSSFEYHKKTHTGEKPFRCGVCGKAFANNRNLVVHTRIHTGERPYECQECGKAFTQRSMLTVHLRIHTGERPYLCSECGKSFYQSDHLTKHRRIHTGEKPYSCDECGKAFSDSSALRQHIKRHQEVGPFNCEYCEEVFDKKVSFDLHMMEHKGIKPEECDVCGKQFPSKGLLTNHRRTHFKEKAFKCELCDEEFMRLVTLKKHVKYAHGHGTSGRVPPIYDDRPIRKPYGESKPFKCDECDMTFTTNGKFLAHQQTHRPNKQYKCDDCGMCFAKSYTLEVHRQMHTGISPVIQPASLTAVTTIASVMPVLTIPANVNVPQTSSKITAYVKVPQRPLAVKRESRYDDPLAVATAAAQVTPDLVESLTIPEQHQPYNYHYSVQGKTMYATKFRK; translated from the coding sequence ATGGAGTTTCATTTAGGCAAGAAGCTTCAAGGTATGGATGATCAACTTCCTCTGTACTTTTGGACCAAGCAGGCCCAACAGTTTCAGGCTCAGCAGTTGCAGGCCCAACAAATACAAGCACAGCAACTGCAGGGTGAGCAGGTGCAACAGGTCCAACAAGTTCAACAAGTTCAGGTCCAGCAGATACAGCATGTCCACCCAGAACCAACTGATGGCAAATATACTTGTTTGGAATGTGGCAAGACATTCTCCAAACGAAGCAGTTTCGAATACCACAAGAAGACTCATACGGGTGAGAAACCTTTTCGGTGTGGAGTGTGTGGAAAAGCTTTCGCAAATAATCGTAATCTTGTAGTACACACTCGAATTCATACAGGTGAAAGGCCATACGAGTGCCAAGAATGTGGAAAGGCCTTCACACAGAGAAGTATGCTTACCGTCCATCTcagaattcatactggagagagaCCATATTTGTGCAGTGAGTGTGGGAAATCTTTTTACCAAAGTGATCATCTCACAAAGCATCGCAGGATTCACACTGGTGAGAAACCCTATTCATGTGATGAATGTGGAAAAGCCTTTTCTGATAGTAGTGCTTTGAGGCAGCATATAAAGAGACATCAAGAGGTAGGCCCATTTAATTGTGAGTATTGTGAGGAAGTATTTGATAAGAAAGTGTCATTTGATCTACATATGATGGAACACAAGGGCATTAAACCAGAAGAATGTGATGTGTGTGGTAAGCAGTTTCCATCTAAAGGACTACTTACAAATCACAGGAGGACTCACTTTAAAGAAAAAGCTTTTAAATGTGAACTTTGTGATGAGGAATTTATGAGGTTAGTGACTCTTAAAAAGCATGTGAAGTATGCACACGGCCATGGTACGTCAGGTAGAGTTCCACCAATATATGATGATAGACCAATTAGAAAACCCTATGGGGAGTCTAAGCCATTTAAATGTGATGAGTGTGATATGACTTTTACCACAAATGGCAAGTTTCTTGCTCATCAACAAACACATCGTCCAAATAAACAGTACAAGTGTGATGATTGCGGCATGTGTTTTGCAAAAAGCTATACTCTTGAAGTTCATAGACAAATGCATACTGGTATATCACCTGTTATTCAACCTGCATCTTTAACAGCTGTAACAACTATTGCTTCTGTTATGCCTGTTTTAACAATACCTGCTAATGTGAATGTTCCTCAAACATCCAGCAAGATTACAGCCTATGTAAAAGTTCCACAGCGGCCATTAGCTGTCAAACGTGAATCTCGCTATGATGATCCCTTGGCTGTGGCCACTGCAGCTGCTCAGGTGACGCCAGACCTCGTAGAGAGCCTTACCATTCCAGAGCAGCATCAGCCATATAATTACCACTATTCTGTGCAAGGAAAAACAATGTATGCTACAAAGTTTCGCAAGTAA